One part of the Lytechinus pictus isolate F3 Inbred chromosome 3, Lp3.0, whole genome shotgun sequence genome encodes these proteins:
- the LOC129256558 gene encoding uncharacterized protein LOC129256558 has product MLNTGSSKYLQLPANDSTDIGKPSPLALLAATCQRIGAGSPPTSQPMMKYRPSSPSPSISKPEQPTRRPTPPLVSAPVRSPIMAVSPLEREAPAVSKSPAAAYQLPLTPPSSPSQVESKVSPPPTSMMSVPAPVSSPAERLGFPAEHPGHLPLQPVLHMPSLHYSPYTVVVPGITPYSSCVSQCRCTPHLPAVHPVLLPASSVSSAPLQLHPAAQMSPPLSFGRYLHHHDFEGRFMSSSGKIKSHVVKSSERLYRPYELSKPMSRKAFVDEEIIDVVSV; this is encoded by the exons ATGCTCAATACTGGATCTTCAAAGTATTTGCAG TTGCCTGCCAATGACTCGACAGACATTGGCAAACCAAGTCCTTTGGCTCTTCTGGCTGCAACATGTCAACGAATTGGTGCTGGATCACCACCGACTTCTCAACCCATGATGAAGTACCGACCAAGTTCTCCTTCCCCGAGCATCAGTAAACCTGAGCAACCGACCAGGCGCCCGACTCCACCTCTCGTCTCTGCACCTGTTCGATCGCCCATCATGGCCGTGTCACCACTCGAGAGAGAGGCTCCTGCTGTCTCCAAGTCTCCAGCCGCTGCCTACCAGCTCCCGCTCACTCCTCCATCATCGCCTTCACAAGTTGAGAGCAAAGTTTCTCCACCTCCCACCAGCATGATGAGTGTGCCCGCTCCAGTCAGCAGCCCAGCCGAACGACTCGGCTTCCCCGCGGAGCACCCGGGTCATCTTCCTCTTCAGCCCGTTCTACACATGCCGAGCCTGCATTACTCGCCATACACGGTGGTGGTCCCCGGTATCACTCCGTACTCAAGCTGTGTGAGCCAGTGCCGTTGTACTCCTCATCTCCCGGCAGTCCACCCCGTGCTCCTGCCAGCCAGCTCCGTCTCCAGTGCCCCACTCCAGCTCCATCCAGCAGCTCAGATGTCGCCACCCTTGTCGTTTGGACGCTATCTGCACCATCACGACTTCGAAGGTCGGTTCATGTCGTCTTCTGGAAAGATCAAGTCTCATGTTGTGAAATCGTCCGAACGATTGTATCGTCCATACGAGCTCAGCAAGCCCATGAGTAGGAAAGCATTCGTTGATGAGGAAATCATTGATGTTGTCTCTGTTTAG
- the LOC129256557 gene encoding uncharacterized protein LOC129256557 isoform X2 translates to MCLLPKHELERRGRGGEVSRIRHIIPRRMSSAASIHVPAIWRKFMTNFQETRTQHDGLARFFINSDISYGEFNKFGRFNPWCMLDHFEASIHLFLTELPDSEHLSLFARNVEVNFKEGTEGRIRFEQALKFKICLTYLGKSTVCWEAQCLDVETDEELANYSIQMVTVDMNERKPTPAANLFKEFCPQNLREFPPKAFDLEFKPEQTFQHEFVVNWSDTDFNSHLNQADMCRMCVDCGSFAAVQNRLSAFHRELVTFDQKRCSFLFLKDARPGDRVLVECWESEDNPLVLNFAFSKENEVITMIQMEYFSGDIAA, encoded by the exons ATGTGTTTGCTACCGAAGCACGAACTTGAGCGACGGGGACGAGGCGGCGAGGTGAGTAGAATACG ACACATCATTCCAAGAAGGATGTCTTCCGCTGcaagcatacatgtacctgcTATATGGAGAAAATTCATGACAAACTTCCAGGAAACGAGGACTCAACATGATGGCCTTGCCAGGTTTTTCATCAACAGTGACATTAGCTATGGAGAATTCAACAAATTTG GAAGATTCAATCCATGGTGTATGCTTGATCACTTTGAAGCCAGCATCCATCTCTTCCTGACTGAATTACCAGATTCCGAGCATCTCTCATTGTTTGCTCGCAACGTTGAGGTCAATTTCAAAGAGGGCACCGAAGGGAGGATTCGATTCGAGCAAGCTCTCAAGTTCAAAATCTGCCTAACTTACTTGGGGAAGAGCACAGTGTGTTGGGAAGCACAGTGCTTGGACGTGGAAACCGACGAGGAGCTGGCAAACTACTCAATCCAGATGGTCACTGTGGACATGAACGAGCGAAAGCCAACGCCAGCTGCAAACCTGTTCAAGGAGTTCTGTCCACAGAACCTGCGGGAATTTCCGCCAAAGGCATTCGATCTAGAGTTCAAACCAGAGCAAACATTCCAGCATGAGTTTGTTGTCAACTGGAGCGATACAGACTTTAATTCTCACTTAAACCAAGCTGATATGTGTCGGATGTGTGTTGACTGTGGTAGTTTTGCCGCTGTGCAGAATCGACTATCAGCCTTCCATCGAGAGTTGGTTACTTTTGATCAAAAGCGGTGTTCGTTCTTGTTCCTGAAGGATGCACGACCCGGGGACAGAGTCCTTGTTGAATGCTGGGAATCTGAAGATAATCCTCTTGTATTGAACTTTGCATTTTCTAAGGAGAATGAAGTGATCACCATGATACAAATGGAATATTTCTCAGGTGATATTGCTGCTTAG
- the LOC129256557 gene encoding uncharacterized protein LOC129256557 isoform X1, protein MFRAIKNYHHPLRLIRLGLKRNTWEYRSLENGELLARGFRGKSSIFSSRASTGSSSSSSCVCYRSTNLSDGDEAARHIIPRRMSSAASIHVPAIWRKFMTNFQETRTQHDGLARFFINSDISYGEFNKFGRFNPWCMLDHFEASIHLFLTELPDSEHLSLFARNVEVNFKEGTEGRIRFEQALKFKICLTYLGKSTVCWEAQCLDVETDEELANYSIQMVTVDMNERKPTPAANLFKEFCPQNLREFPPKAFDLEFKPEQTFQHEFVVNWSDTDFNSHLNQADMCRMCVDCGSFAAVQNRLSAFHRELVTFDQKRCSFLFLKDARPGDRVLVECWESEDNPLVLNFAFSKENEVITMIQMEYFSGDIAA, encoded by the exons ATGTTTCGAGCAATCAAGAACTATCATCACCCTCTTCGATTGATTCGCTTGGGTTTGAAGAGAAATACATGGGAATATCGATCACTTGAGAACGGAGAGCTATTGGCAAGAGGATTTAGAGGAAAGAGCTCGATCTTCTCAAGTCGTGCAAGTACCGGTAGCTCAAGTTCATCGTCATGTGTTTGCTACCGAAGCACGAACTTGAGCGACGGGGACGAGGCGGCGAG ACACATCATTCCAAGAAGGATGTCTTCCGCTGcaagcatacatgtacctgcTATATGGAGAAAATTCATGACAAACTTCCAGGAAACGAGGACTCAACATGATGGCCTTGCCAGGTTTTTCATCAACAGTGACATTAGCTATGGAGAATTCAACAAATTTG GAAGATTCAATCCATGGTGTATGCTTGATCACTTTGAAGCCAGCATCCATCTCTTCCTGACTGAATTACCAGATTCCGAGCATCTCTCATTGTTTGCTCGCAACGTTGAGGTCAATTTCAAAGAGGGCACCGAAGGGAGGATTCGATTCGAGCAAGCTCTCAAGTTCAAAATCTGCCTAACTTACTTGGGGAAGAGCACAGTGTGTTGGGAAGCACAGTGCTTGGACGTGGAAACCGACGAGGAGCTGGCAAACTACTCAATCCAGATGGTCACTGTGGACATGAACGAGCGAAAGCCAACGCCAGCTGCAAACCTGTTCAAGGAGTTCTGTCCACAGAACCTGCGGGAATTTCCGCCAAAGGCATTCGATCTAGAGTTCAAACCAGAGCAAACATTCCAGCATGAGTTTGTTGTCAACTGGAGCGATACAGACTTTAATTCTCACTTAAACCAAGCTGATATGTGTCGGATGTGTGTTGACTGTGGTAGTTTTGCCGCTGTGCAGAATCGACTATCAGCCTTCCATCGAGAGTTGGTTACTTTTGATCAAAAGCGGTGTTCGTTCTTGTTCCTGAAGGATGCACGACCCGGGGACAGAGTCCTTGTTGAATGCTGGGAATCTGAAGATAATCCTCTTGTATTGAACTTTGCATTTTCTAAGGAGAATGAAGTGATCACCATGATACAAATGGAATATTTCTCAGGTGATATTGCTGCTTAG